CTCTCATTTCTAATGCAGCTTTTACAGGTGTAGGGCTTGGTGCTGCAAATAAGGCTTTCATCACTGGCAATAAATCTCGATGAAGCTTTGCGGCATGCTCTGGTTGTCCGTTTAAATAGCTTGTCACCATTTCTTGCATTTCGTTTCCAATAACATGAGACGAAACAGAAACGATTCCAGTTCCTCCAATTGACATCACTGGAAGGGTTAAGCTGTCATCACCACTATAAAGGCTGAATTTATCATCGGTTTCTTCAATGATTTTTGCCATGGCTTCTAGATCACCGCTTGCTTCCTTGGTTGCTACAATATTTTCAATTTGTGAAAGACGTATCGTTGTTTCAACAGAAATATTAACAGAACTACGCCCAGGAATATTATAAATCATCACTGGAAGAGATGTTGATTCAGCAATTGTTTTAAAGTGTTGATAGATCCCTTCTTGTGAAGGCTTATTATAATAAGGGGATACAAGCATAATCCCATCAACACCAGCTTCTTCAGCTTTCTTTGTCAAACTGATAGAAGCGCGTGTGTTGTTTGACCCAGTCCCGGCAATAACAGGTACTCGACCATTAACTGTTTTAACAACAAAGTTAAATAATTCCACTTTTTCCTCTGTTGTAAGTGTTGGGGATTCTCCAGTTGTTCCAGCTACAACAATACCGTCCGTACCGTTTGTAATTAAGTGGTTAATGAGTTGTAAAGTTGCGTTGTAATCTACATCTCCATCTTGATTAAATGGGGTTACCATTGCAGTTAATACACGTCCAAAATTCATTGTTTCATCACCCTCTATTCATTATTTTCGATCAATCTTGTAAGGTTTCCACTTTGTATGAATAGAGCTACATCTCTTCCCATTGTTTTTAAAACATGGTGTTACGCAAAAAAGCAACAAT
The genomic region above belongs to Desertibacillus haloalkaliphilus and contains:
- the dapA gene encoding 4-hydroxy-tetrahydrodipicolinate synthase; its protein translation is MNFGRVLTAMVTPFNQDGDVDYNATLQLINHLITNGTDGIVVAGTTGESPTLTTEEKVELFNFVVKTVNGRVPVIAGTGSNNTRASISLTKKAEEAGVDGIMLVSPYYNKPSQEGIYQHFKTIAESTSLPVMIYNIPGRSSVNISVETTIRLSQIENIVATKEASGDLEAMAKIIEETDDKFSLYSGDDSLTLPVMSIGGTGIVSVSSHVIGNEMQEMVTSYLNGQPEHAAKLHRDLLPVMKALFAAPSPTPVKAALEMRGISVGSVRLPLVPLSETEHRQLQTVMQPNMTFYVS